In one window of Poriferisphaera corsica DNA:
- a CDS encoding 30S ribosomal protein S1 — MVNQSLISSLSIEETEAFDLLAAEFGSAVADGDMEGLIEGQIGDFKPGTILQGKIIGYAGDDFLVEVGLKSEGVLDKNEFDDAADVEVGDTVEVLLEEVEGDDGMVQLSKRKADRIRGWERIITEKDEGDTVDGKVMRKIKGGLLVDIGVPVFLPASQVDIRRPADIGIFIGETIEAQILKIDEQRRNIVISRRKLIEERRTEQRQKLLSDIKEGDLVSGMVKNIADFGAFVDLGGIDGLLHITDMSWGRVNHPSDIVKLDEKIEVKVLSIDYDKEKIALGLKQKDASPWEDIEQKYPQNTRIRGTVTNIMSYGAFVKLEEGVEGLVHISEMSWTRRINHPSEMVSIGEEVEVVVLDINKDKQEISLGMKQTEVNPWELVAEKYPPGTIVEGKVRNLASYGAFIEIEPGIDGLLHVSDLSWTKKLSHPNEMLKKGETIKCIVLEVDQEKQRVALGLKQMTEDPWLEAIPTHYQPGMIVQGKVTKITNFGVFVELEEDLEGLLHISELADHKVENPQDVVQVGQDVEVKILRVDLDERKIGLSLKRAQWTSDQEAAAEKAEGGSKGGAADSGAGGIGGLGDDLGHLGTDKITFGGGN, encoded by the coding sequence ATGGTTAATCAGAGTCTCATCTCCTCACTTTCTATCGAAGAAACCGAAGCATTTGACCTGCTGGCTGCCGAATTCGGCTCAGCGGTTGCTGACGGCGATATGGAAGGTTTGATTGAAGGTCAGATCGGCGATTTCAAGCCGGGCACAATCCTTCAAGGCAAAATCATCGGTTACGCTGGCGACGACTTCCTCGTTGAAGTTGGCCTCAAGTCTGAAGGCGTTCTGGACAAGAACGAATTCGATGACGCGGCTGACGTTGAAGTTGGCGACACCGTCGAAGTGCTTCTCGAAGAAGTCGAAGGCGATGACGGCATGGTGCAGCTATCCAAGCGTAAAGCGGATCGCATCCGTGGCTGGGAACGCATCATCACAGAAAAAGACGAAGGCGATACTGTTGACGGTAAGGTCATGCGGAAAATCAAGGGTGGCTTGCTCGTCGACATCGGCGTGCCAGTCTTCCTGCCTGCTTCACAGGTTGATATCCGTCGTCCTGCTGACATCGGCATCTTCATCGGCGAAACGATCGAAGCTCAGATCCTTAAGATCGACGAGCAACGTCGTAACATCGTCATCAGTCGTCGTAAGCTCATCGAAGAGCGTCGTACCGAACAGCGTCAGAAGCTTCTTTCAGATATCAAAGAAGGCGATCTGGTCAGCGGTATGGTCAAGAACATTGCGGACTTCGGTGCATTCGTCGACCTCGGCGGCATCGACGGTCTCCTGCATATCACCGATATGTCTTGGGGCCGCGTGAACCATCCTTCGGACATCGTCAAGCTCGACGAGAAGATCGAAGTCAAGGTTCTGTCCATCGACTACGACAAGGAAAAGATCGCTCTCGGCCTGAAGCAGAAAGATGCTTCACCTTGGGAAGACATCGAGCAGAAGTACCCACAGAACACACGTATTCGCGGCACAGTCACGAACATCATGTCCTACGGTGCATTCGTCAAGCTCGAAGAAGGTGTCGAAGGTCTCGTACACATCTCCGAGATGTCATGGACGCGTCGCATCAACCACCCATCAGAGATGGTTTCGATCGGCGAAGAAGTCGAAGTCGTTGTCTTGGACATCAACAAGGACAAGCAGGAAATCAGCTTGGGCATGAAGCAGACCGAGGTCAATCCTTGGGAACTCGTGGCCGAGAAATATCCTCCAGGTACGATCGTCGAAGGCAAGGTTCGCAATCTCGCATCATACGGTGCGTTCATCGAAATCGAGCCAGGCATCGATGGTTTGCTCCACGTTTCCGACCTCTCATGGACCAAGAAGCTTTCGCATCCAAACGAAATGCTCAAGAAGGGCGAAACCATCAAGTGTATCGTTCTCGAAGTGGACCAAGAGAAGCAACGTGTTGCTCTGGGCCTGAAGCAGATGACCGAAGACCCATGGTTAGAAGCGATTCCTACACACTACCAGCCTGGTATGATCGTGCAGGGTAAGGTTACGAAGATCACCAACTTCGGCGTATTCGTCGAGTTGGAAGAAGATCTCGAAGGCCTGCTTCATATCTCCGAACTGGCAGACCACAAGGTCGAAAACCCACAGGACGTTGTCCAGGTTGGCCAGGACGTGGAAGTCAAGATCTTGCGAGTCGACCTCGACGAGCGCAAGATTGGTCTCTCGCTCAAGCGTGCTCAGTGGACTTCCGATCAGGAAGCAGCTGCAGAGAAAGCAGAAGGCGGCAGCAAGGGCGGAGCAGCAGACAGCGGTGCAGGCGGCATCGGTGGTCTGGGCGACGACCTTGGTCACCTCGGCACCGACAAGATTACTTTCGGTGGCGGCAACTAA
- a CDS encoding HEAT repeat domain-containing protein, protein MNKQSEHFELLLKKYIQSDYDDDNVAYEILNLFLRGLSKQHLKDMFKQEGKLGELAVFVASELGSTATELDAYLVKYLSHSKSRVRFDAIDALMTKFTIRTSPQFVIRVLEKLCDDNEYVRKRAMDYLCVVPNEIIRQTYTYLLNKSSEDTAQKHLDGLRLVVEHSKEMGSHKLWEQCVSSNVLLSKYAAACMVRHYGNTVFEFEEYDLGLLNSDLQLFIQKIYKELSVYPLDLPI, encoded by the coding sequence ATGAATAAGCAATCAGAACATTTCGAGCTACTGCTCAAAAAATATATTCAAAGTGATTACGACGATGATAACGTCGCCTATGAAATATTGAATTTGTTTTTACGTGGTCTATCTAAACAACATTTGAAAGACATGTTCAAACAAGAGGGGAAATTAGGCGAATTGGCTGTATTTGTAGCCTCTGAGTTAGGAAGTACAGCGACTGAATTGGATGCGTATCTAGTTAAATACTTATCGCATTCAAAATCACGTGTAAGATTTGATGCTATTGATGCGTTAATGACCAAATTTACAATCAGAACTAGCCCTCAGTTTGTTATTCGTGTGCTCGAGAAGTTGTGTGATGATAACGAATATGTTCGAAAACGTGCGATGGATTATTTATGCGTTGTACCGAACGAAATAATCCGTCAAACATATACATATTTACTCAACAAATCTTCTGAAGATACAGCACAAAAACATTTAGATGGTTTACGTTTGGTCGTCGAACATTCGAAAGAAATGGGTAGCCATAAATTATGGGAACAGTGCGTGTCATCAAATGTGTTGCTTTCAAAGTATGCCGCGGCATGCATGGTAAGACATTATGGCAATACAGTATTTGAATTTGAAGAATATGATTTGGGATTACTAAATAGCGATCTGCAATTATTTATACAGAAAATATACAAAGAATTAAGTGTCTATCCATTGGATCTACCTATCTGA
- the purQ gene encoding phosphoribosylformylglycinamidine synthase I has protein sequence MKPKTLIIRTAGTNCDLELSHAFQLAGAETETHHLNDLIENPDQIARFDIIGFPGGFSYGDDVAAGRILANRLKHQLLEPLQDAVKRGVPMIGICNGFQVLVKLGLLPDPHAAVQTVTLADNTNPRFLDRWVGQEVDSQTKCIWTQGLTSFELPIAHGEGRFVTENDNIIAQLKANKQVAIRYPQNDNPNGSVDNIAGICDPTGLILGLMPHPERYIDATNHPQWTRQSEEVKSNTPAGLQFFINAVSYVKDRNGATV, from the coding sequence ATGAAGCCAAAAACCCTGATTATTCGTACCGCGGGAACCAATTGTGACCTCGAACTCTCCCATGCTTTTCAGCTTGCTGGTGCAGAAACCGAGACGCACCACCTCAACGATCTCATCGAAAATCCCGATCAGATCGCCCGCTTCGACATCATCGGCTTCCCCGGCGGATTCAGCTACGGCGACGACGTTGCAGCCGGACGAATTCTCGCTAACCGTTTGAAGCATCAGCTTTTAGAGCCGCTTCAAGATGCCGTCAAACGCGGCGTTCCCATGATCGGTATCTGCAATGGCTTCCAGGTTCTCGTCAAGCTCGGCCTGCTTCCCGACCCGCACGCAGCCGTCCAAACCGTCACACTCGCCGACAATACCAATCCACGCTTCCTCGACCGTTGGGTCGGCCAAGAAGTTGATTCCCAAACCAAATGCATCTGGACGCAAGGCCTAACCAGCTTTGAACTTCCAATCGCTCACGGTGAAGGCCGCTTTGTCACGGAGAACGACAACATTATCGCGCAACTCAAGGCTAATAAACAAGTTGCAATCCGCTATCCGCAAAACGATAACCCCAACGGCTCCGTCGACAACATCGCGGGTATCTGTGATCCAACCGGCCTCATCCTCGGGCTCATGCCTCACCCCGAACGCTATATCGATGCGACGAACCACCCCCAGTGGACACGCCAGAGTGAAGAAGTTAAATCCAATACACCAGCGGGTTTACAGTTCTTTATTAACGCAGTGAGTTATGTCAAAGATCGTAACGGCGCAACGGTTTAA
- a CDS encoding methyltransferase domain-containing protein: MSSHELYTDLYEEQGYQQTVDYASEVMMPAVLDFLPTINSVVDFGCGSGIWLSTIKRLGVHDVLGLDGDWVKDESLEIDAEQFRRVDLDQKITLDERYDLAISLEVGEHIKPGSAKDFVESLVMASDFVLFSAAIPGQGGRMHVNEQWPRYWAEIFAQWDYVPIDFLRPMFWHDDQIPYWYRQNMLLYVKRERFGELDLRRDLDVITGKPMDLVHPLCFQQHYGPVSFKKHAKGFCKAIVDNLKLKIRFK, from the coding sequence ATGAGTTCTCACGAGTTGTATACCGATTTGTACGAGGAGCAAGGCTATCAACAGACGGTGGATTACGCTTCAGAGGTCATGATGCCTGCGGTATTGGATTTTTTACCCACGATAAATTCTGTGGTTGATTTTGGTTGCGGTAGTGGTATTTGGCTTTCAACTATTAAGCGCTTAGGTGTCCATGATGTTTTGGGATTAGATGGCGACTGGGTGAAAGATGAATCACTTGAGATAGATGCTGAACAATTTCGCAGGGTGGATTTGGATCAGAAGATCACACTTGATGAACGTTATGATTTGGCCATTTCGCTTGAAGTTGGTGAACATATCAAGCCGGGCTCTGCTAAGGATTTCGTGGAGTCATTGGTGATGGCTTCGGATTTTGTGTTGTTTTCTGCAGCGATACCGGGACAAGGTGGACGGATGCATGTTAATGAGCAATGGCCGCGCTATTGGGCAGAGATTTTTGCTCAGTGGGATTATGTGCCTATAGATTTTCTACGGCCAATGTTTTGGCATGATGATCAGATACCGTATTGGTACAGACAAAACATGTTGCTGTATGTGAAAAGGGAACGCTTTGGAGAATTAGATTTGCGGCGTGATCTGGATGTTATCACAGGTAAGCCGATGGATTTAGTGCATCCGTTGTGCTTCCAGCAGCATTATGGGCCTGTGAGTTTCAAGAAGCATGCGAAGGGTTTTTGCAAAGCGATCGTTGACAACCTGAAGCTCAAAATAAGATTTAAGTAA
- the recR gene encoding recombination mediator RecR translates to MGKTENKRAFEVLMDELRKLPGIGTRSAERIAFYLLREPAESSFGLADAIRKFKTDLKVCGVCGNVSEVDPCPICRDGSREKGVVLVVEQPSDIAMLEQTGSYKGMYHVLMGRLAPLDGIEAGDLNIEPLLERVRSGGVEEVILGMNPTLEGDGTAMYLAESLETMGVKVTRLARGMPAGSVLAGLSKTVLSDAIQSRSRV, encoded by the coding sequence ATGGGAAAAACGGAAAACAAGCGAGCGTTTGAGGTGTTGATGGACGAGCTGCGAAAGCTGCCGGGGATCGGTACGCGTTCGGCGGAGAGGATTGCGTTTTATCTGTTGAGGGAGCCTGCGGAGTCGAGTTTTGGGCTGGCGGATGCGATTCGGAAGTTTAAGACGGACTTGAAGGTATGTGGTGTGTGCGGGAATGTGAGTGAGGTTGACCCATGTCCGATATGCCGAGATGGAAGCCGGGAGAAGGGTGTGGTTTTGGTGGTGGAGCAACCGAGTGATATTGCGATGCTGGAACAGACGGGGAGTTACAAGGGGATGTATCACGTGTTGATGGGGAGGTTGGCGCCGCTGGATGGGATTGAGGCGGGTGATCTGAATATTGAGCCGCTATTAGAGCGGGTCAGAAGTGGGGGTGTGGAGGAGGTGATTTTGGGGATGAATCCGACATTGGAAGGGGATGGGACGGCGATGTATCTGGCTGAATCGCTGGAGACGATGGGGGTAAAGGTCACGAGGTTAGCAAGGGGGATGCCTGCGGGCTCGGTGCTTGCGGGGCTATCCAAGACGGTGTTGTCGGATGCGATCCAGTCAAGAAGCAGGGTTTAG
- a CDS encoding (2Fe-2S)-binding protein — protein sequence MKDDDQVCLCYRVSKRKIVNYCKRERPPVASLISQCLSAGTGCGWCVPYLKHLHKQTLEGNPNPDLSLSPEEYAKNRASYRKNKKRPSSSTSSSDR from the coding sequence ATGAAAGACGACGACCAGGTCTGCCTCTGCTACCGCGTTTCAAAACGCAAGATCGTAAACTACTGTAAACGTGAACGCCCACCCGTCGCGTCCCTCATCTCCCAATGCCTTTCCGCCGGAACAGGCTGCGGCTGGTGCGTCCCCTACCTCAAACATCTCCACAAACAAACCCTTGAAGGCAACCCCAATCCCGACCTCTCACTCTCCCCCGAAGAGTACGCCAAAAACCGCGCCTCATATCGCAAAAACAAGAAACGTCCCTCATCTTCTACCAGTTCCTCAGATAGGTAG
- a CDS encoding PP2C family protein-serine/threonine phosphatase yields MPEIVPQEFTSELDETWHAWLTRRFLRYCIFSLLAIFVISIISLSIDLYQHEHGEFSRLTLAFLIGNSPAIMTVVAAYFTVKHKKPNREKLLRAITWTIAIYGISGLAIGPYIEYRLSAAYTTTTFAEALKPTDISFGVLALYLLACIFIPWPPREAVKAVVPLWVIGIFMVSLANTTWTGETFVRCITVILAGAPGLLLCYARARKYSSEFYIGRLTRRYTDLKRELQAAQQIQNMLFPEPITDAPIQARYYFEPMQQIGGDFLYIRHKHDANKNLLSLTATLIDVTGHGITAALAVNRLHGELERLYAEEPDASPARVVRALNKYIYLTIAKQSIYATAISIKMITGQKHLIWANAGHPPAFLVPENIDTNPTQLDSTCMMLGVVPDELYKPAENTLDIQSTDRIIAYTDGVIEARNSDNQMLHVDGFLNILRSAPAKTDINELLDSIATSLRDFRSGPPDDDILVLEMKQP; encoded by the coding sequence ATGCCAGAAATAGTACCACAAGAATTCACGTCCGAGCTCGATGAAACGTGGCATGCATGGCTCACACGCCGTTTTCTCAGATACTGTATCTTCTCACTCCTTGCCATCTTTGTTATCAGTATCATCTCCCTCTCAATCGATCTATACCAGCACGAACACGGCGAATTCTCACGCCTCACACTCGCATTCCTTATAGGCAATTCGCCTGCAATCATGACCGTTGTCGCAGCATACTTCACAGTCAAACACAAAAAACCTAACCGTGAAAAACTCCTGCGTGCAATAACATGGACCATCGCCATCTACGGCATCTCTGGCCTCGCCATCGGGCCTTATATCGAATATCGCCTCTCAGCAGCTTACACAACAACAACCTTTGCAGAAGCACTTAAGCCAACCGACATTAGCTTCGGCGTTCTCGCCCTCTATCTTCTCGCATGTATCTTCATTCCTTGGCCACCGCGCGAAGCCGTCAAAGCCGTTGTCCCTCTCTGGGTAATTGGTATCTTCATGGTTTCACTCGCCAATACCACCTGGACAGGCGAAACCTTCGTTCGATGTATCACTGTCATCCTCGCCGGTGCCCCTGGCCTGCTCCTCTGCTACGCTCGCGCTCGTAAATATTCATCCGAATTCTACATTGGCCGTCTCACCAGACGTTACACTGATTTAAAGCGTGAACTCCAAGCTGCCCAGCAAATCCAAAACATGCTCTTCCCAGAGCCAATTACCGACGCGCCGATCCAAGCACGATACTACTTCGAGCCTATGCAGCAGATAGGTGGCGACTTCCTCTACATCCGCCACAAACACGACGCCAACAAAAACCTTCTTTCACTCACCGCCACACTCATCGACGTCACAGGCCACGGCATCACCGCCGCACTCGCCGTCAATCGTCTCCACGGCGAACTCGAACGCCTCTATGCCGAAGAGCCCGACGCCTCCCCCGCTCGTGTTGTCCGTGCCCTCAACAAATACATCTACCTCACCATTGCAAAGCAATCCATATATGCCACCGCAATTTCCATCAAAATGATCACAGGCCAAAAACACCTCATCTGGGCAAATGCCGGGCACCCCCCTGCTTTCCTTGTACCGGAAAACATCGACACCAACCCCACTCAACTCGATTCAACCTGCATGATGCTCGGCGTTGTCCCCGACGAACTCTATAAACCCGCTGAAAACACACTCGACATACAATCCACAGACCGAATCATCGCCTATACCGACGGCGTCATCGAAGCCCGTAACAGCGACAATCAAATGCTCCACGTTGATGGCTTCCTCAACATACTCCGCTCCGCTCCCGCCAAAACCGATATCAACGAGCTCCTCGACTCAATCGCTACATCACTACGCGATTTCCGTTCCGGCCCACCCGATGACGACATCCTCGTCCTCGAAATGAAGCAGCCATAA
- the aroC gene encoding chorismate synthase has translation MAGNTFGQIFRITTAGESHGRANTVIIDGVPAGLPLSEDDLIPDLERRRPGQSKVTTQRKEADSPEILSGVFEGKTTGTSIAIIIRNQDQRSHDYGNIAQLYRPGHADYTFDAKYGFRDYRGGGRSSARETNVRVAAGAVAKKLLKHTHDISILGYVKQIGHITADIPNPELVTLEQTEANIVRCPDSQKADEMIALIEQMRREEDSIGGISELVATNVPAGWGEPVFDKLKADLGKAMFTLPAVTGVEYGEGFGVAILKGSQNNDIFVNNNDTITTTTNRHGGMLGGISSGLPIVLRCAIKPTSSLSKAQPTVDQQGTPSEIQTKGRHDPCLLPRFAPMGEAMFAIVLADHMLRQRAARL, from the coding sequence ATGGCAGGCAATACCTTCGGCCAAATCTTCCGTATCACCACCGCTGGCGAATCGCATGGCCGCGCCAACACCGTCATCATCGACGGCGTCCCCGCAGGACTCCCACTCTCCGAAGATGACCTCATCCCAGACCTCGAACGTCGCCGTCCAGGCCAATCCAAAGTCACCACGCAACGCAAAGAGGCCGATTCACCCGAAATCCTTTCTGGTGTTTTCGAAGGCAAAACCACCGGCACATCCATCGCCATCATCATCCGTAATCAAGATCAGCGCTCACATGACTACGGCAATATCGCTCAACTCTATCGCCCCGGTCACGCTGACTACACATTCGACGCCAAATACGGCTTCCGCGATTATCGTGGAGGCGGCCGCTCATCCGCACGTGAAACCAATGTCCGCGTTGCCGCTGGCGCTGTCGCCAAAAAACTCCTCAAGCACACCCACGACATCAGCATCCTCGGCTACGTCAAACAGATCGGCCACATCACCGCCGACATCCCTAACCCTGAGTTAGTCACCCTTGAGCAAACTGAAGCCAACATCGTCCGCTGTCCTGACTCTCAAAAAGCAGACGAAATGATCGCGCTCATCGAACAAATGCGCCGAGAAGAAGACTCCATCGGTGGCATCTCCGAACTCGTCGCCACCAATGTCCCTGCTGGTTGGGGCGAGCCTGTCTTCGATAAGCTCAAAGCCGACCTTGGTAAAGCCATGTTCACCCTCCCCGCCGTCACCGGCGTCGAATACGGCGAAGGCTTCGGCGTAGCCATCCTCAAAGGCTCACAAAACAACGATATCTTCGTTAACAACAACGACACAATCACCACAACAACAAACCGTCACGGCGGCATGCTTGGCGGCATCTCCTCTGGCCTCCCCATCGTCCTCCGCTGTGCCATCAAACCCACCTCCTCACTTTCAAAAGCTCAACCCACCGTCGATCAGCAAGGCACCCCCTCCGAAATCCAAACCAAAGGCCGCCACGACCCTTGCCTCCTTCCAAGGTTCGCACCCATGGGCGAAGCCATGTTTGCCATCGTCCTCGCTGACCATATGCTTCGACAACGCGCTGCTCGTCTATAA
- a CDS encoding S41 family peptidase: MTTTNRLERFSCQQVFTRCAVFLLSLFLILSLSRTASAIETPPAPTSSDAANYTAIIDTGNYDALLKQIDQLKSQDPDNQRYTRLEQAIERYQEHQNQRYDTRQDAYDEAITKMAEAIDNQRLEDALVAAIDAHSLAINKSDFLKKPETLEVVSLAEQRGQNAVDNDNWVDALSMYRLLDLLFENQNIYTDQIKNAEAHVRVLQLYTPQQLQNLYQARAERRAKEKGEDAPEPIDIEIDSWKSKLKNVNSIMLRDSLRQAVSRHIDRNQPGSNGYTSLLRGGVKNLLTLLNTKALKSEFKGLNNQPQVDKFKTYLTQVQDRLNDPAKRMNFLDAFKLLDEITRMNDITVDLPNEIVVYELTEGAMGQLDDFTAVIWPEDIETFSRSTEGKFYGVGIQISRQDGQLIVVSPLANTPAQRAGLKAGDIIAKVNGTNTSTWSLDRAVREITGEEGTPVTLTIERKGQADPIDFTINRAEIEIESIRGWEHTETGGWDYWIDPDDSIAYIRLSQFLPQTAKDLDKALQNLQKQHQIKGLILDLRFNPGGLLTSAVEVSDRFLSEGTIVSTVNAAGEKSIVATAKRRTTYPKFPIAILVNQGSASASEIVSGALQDYGRATIIGSRSFGKGSVQDLYPLDRRSAYLKLTTQYYMLPAGRIIHRKPTMQSWGIEPDINIDMTTREDADALLYRQAVDIIRDKDGNPTAAIDDQTIEVENPDADEIEKLEQRKRLDNATAQKIIIEGIDPQLEASLLWLQLQIASEDLPNTSILKAALAPAEPTTTE, encoded by the coding sequence CTCACTCTCTCGCACAGCCTCTGCAATTGAAACACCCCCAGCACCCACATCTTCGGATGCCGCCAACTACACCGCTATCATCGACACCGGCAACTACGACGCGCTCCTCAAGCAAATCGATCAACTCAAATCACAAGACCCCGACAATCAGCGATACACACGTCTCGAGCAAGCCATCGAACGCTACCAAGAGCATCAAAACCAACGCTACGATACGCGCCAGGATGCTTATGATGAAGCAATCACAAAAATGGCCGAAGCCATTGACAACCAGCGTCTCGAAGACGCTCTCGTCGCGGCCATTGATGCGCACTCGCTTGCCATTAATAAATCGGACTTCCTCAAAAAACCAGAAACGTTAGAAGTCGTTTCACTCGCCGAACAACGCGGGCAAAATGCCGTTGACAACGATAATTGGGTCGACGCCCTTTCCATGTATCGCCTCCTCGATCTCCTCTTCGAAAATCAGAACATCTACACCGATCAGATCAAAAACGCGGAAGCCCACGTTCGTGTGCTTCAACTCTACACACCACAACAACTCCAAAATCTCTATCAAGCTCGCGCTGAGCGACGCGCCAAAGAAAAAGGCGAAGACGCTCCCGAACCCATCGATATCGAAATCGACTCTTGGAAATCCAAGCTTAAAAACGTAAACAGCATCATGCTGCGTGACTCACTCCGTCAAGCCGTCAGCCGTCACATCGACCGCAACCAACCCGGCTCTAACGGTTACACCTCGCTCCTACGAGGCGGTGTCAAAAATCTCCTCACACTCCTCAACACCAAAGCCCTCAAATCCGAATTCAAAGGCCTCAACAATCAACCGCAAGTCGACAAATTCAAAACCTACCTCACACAAGTTCAAGACAGACTCAACGACCCAGCCAAGCGAATGAACTTCCTCGATGCTTTTAAGCTTCTCGATGAAATTACGCGCATGAACGACATCACCGTCGATCTCCCCAATGAAATCGTCGTCTACGAACTAACAGAAGGCGCTATGGGCCAACTTGATGACTTCACCGCCGTCATTTGGCCTGAAGATATCGAAACGTTCTCTCGTTCAACTGAAGGTAAGTTCTACGGCGTTGGCATCCAAATCTCTCGACAAGACGGCCAACTCATCGTCGTCTCACCACTCGCCAACACACCGGCTCAACGCGCAGGCCTCAAAGCCGGTGACATCATCGCCAAAGTGAATGGCACCAACACCTCCACATGGTCCCTTGACCGCGCGGTTCGTGAAATCACAGGCGAAGAAGGCACCCCCGTCACCCTTACCATCGAGCGTAAAGGCCAAGCCGACCCGATCGACTTCACCATCAATCGTGCTGAAATCGAAATCGAATCAATCCGTGGCTGGGAGCACACCGAAACCGGCGGCTGGGATTACTGGATCGACCCCGATGACAGTATCGCCTATATCCGCCTCTCACAGTTCCTCCCGCAAACCGCAAAAGATCTTGATAAAGCCCTCCAAAACCTACAGAAACAGCATCAAATTAAAGGCCTCATCCTCGATCTACGTTTCAACCCTGGCGGCCTCTTAACCTCTGCCGTCGAAGTCTCAGACCGCTTCCTAAGCGAAGGCACCATCGTCTCCACCGTGAACGCTGCTGGTGAAAAATCAATCGTTGCCACAGCCAAACGCAGAACCACATACCCCAAATTCCCGATCGCCATCCTCGTCAACCAAGGCTCAGCCTCAGCCTCTGAAATTGTCTCAGGCGCCCTTCAAGACTACGGCCGCGCAACCATCATTGGCTCTCGTAGCTTCGGTAAAGGTTCCGTCCAAGATCTCTATCCCCTCGATAGACGATCCGCCTACCTCAAACTCACCACGCAATACTACATGCTCCCAGCCGGCCGCATCATTCACCGCAAACCAACCATGCAATCATGGGGCATCGAGCCCGACATCAATATCGACATGACCACACGCGAAGACGCCGACGCCCTGCTCTACCGCCAGGCGGTCGACATCATCCGTGACAAAGATGGCAACCCCACCGCCGCTATTGATGACCAGACGATTGAAGTTGAAAACCCCGATGCCGATGAGATTGAAAAACTCGAGCAAAGAAAGCGTCTTGACAACGCCACCGCTCAAAAAATCATCATCGAAGGTATCGACCCGCAACTTGAAGCCTCACTTCTGTGGCTCCAGCTTCAGATCGCATCCGAAGATCTGCCGAACACCTCCATTCTCAAAGCCGCACTCGCGCCCGCCGAACCCACAACTACTGAATAG
- a CDS encoding alpha/beta hydrolase, which yields MTSFKLIFACILFCIFMLCIPASAADEPIKYTTKSDIFYPTDENPTDYQTQLCRLDIYYPTNKTNFPTVIWLHSGGLYTGNKYIPGELTNKGFAVVAVNYRLHPKVKAPVYIEDAAAAVAWVFNNITQYGGNPDKIYLSGASAGGYLTSMIGLDKRWLAKHSIDANRLAALIPITGQAITHFTIRKERGIPNTQPLIDDLAPLFHVRKDAPPMLLITGDRDLELFGRYEENAYLHRMMKIAGHTQTKLIEQEYCNHGQVVPPSFPFMIRFINELEQSAAQHTKLQNE from the coding sequence ATGACATCATTCAAACTAATTTTCGCCTGCATACTCTTCTGTATCTTCATGCTATGCATACCAGCCTCCGCCGCTGACGAGCCAATTAAATACACCACCAAATCCGATATTTTCTATCCCACAGACGAGAACCCGACTGATTACCAAACACAGCTCTGTCGGCTTGATATCTACTATCCAACCAACAAAACTAATTTTCCCACTGTCATCTGGCTACACAGCGGCGGCCTCTACACCGGCAATAAATACATCCCCGGCGAACTCACCAACAAAGGCTTCGCTGTCGTAGCAGTTAACTACCGCTTACACCCCAAAGTCAAAGCCCCTGTTTATATCGAAGACGCCGCCGCAGCCGTGGCATGGGTCTTCAACAACATCACCCAATACGGTGGCAATCCCGACAAAATCTATCTCTCAGGCGCTTCCGCCGGAGGCTATCTCACCAGCATGATCGGCTTGGATAAACGCTGGCTCGCCAAACACAGCATAGACGCAAACCGTCTTGCCGCACTCATCCCCATCACCGGACAAGCTATCACCCACTTCACCATTCGTAAAGAACGCGGCATACCAAACACACAACCACTCATCGATGACCTTGCCCCACTCTTCCATGTCCGTAAAGACGCACCACCCATGCTGCTCATTACAGGCGATCGTGACCTCGAACTCTTTGGCCGCTATGAAGAAAACGCCTATCTCCATCGCATGATGAAAATCGCTGGCCACACACAAACCAAACTCATCGAACAAGAATACTGCAATCACGGCCAAGTCGTCCCACCGTCATTCCCATTCATGATCCGTTTTATCAATGAACTTGAACAATCTGCAGCGCAACATACAAAGCTTCAAAACGAGTAA